Proteins from one Aureimonas sp. SA4125 genomic window:
- the argE gene encoding acetylornithine deacetylase, with protein sequence MVIAISSIDILDRLIAFPTVSRQPNMPLLDYVAELLAPTGARVEILSHPDGKRANLFASLGPEGMPGVMLSGHTDVVPVEGQDWTVDPFRLTRRDGRLYGRGAADMKGFVACAVSAALKASRLDLATPLHLALSYDEEIGCIGVADLVEMLAQAPVRPLMCIVGEPTAMAVATGHKGKGFYRACCHGREGHSALAPNALNALHLATDLVGAVRRLQAEVVATGIHDLDYDIPYTTLHVARVSGGTSANIVPNYAEVDFEIRHLAGDDPKALMARLQEDAAHIVRETGDRDARIEVLTTGGYPGLDTAPNSDVVAFVKSLTGGNATIKVAFGTEGGLFSAAAGIPTVVCGPGSMAQGHRPDEFVSEEQLARCDSMMDALVGRLAAGL encoded by the coding sequence ATGGTGATCGCAATCTCCTCCATCGACATCCTGGACCGTCTCATCGCCTTTCCCACCGTGTCGCGCCAGCCGAACATGCCGCTCCTCGACTACGTCGCCGAACTCCTGGCGCCGACGGGGGCGAGGGTCGAAATCCTCTCGCATCCAGACGGCAAGCGCGCCAATCTCTTTGCGAGCCTCGGTCCGGAGGGCATGCCCGGCGTCATGTTGTCCGGTCATACCGACGTGGTGCCGGTGGAGGGGCAGGACTGGACGGTGGATCCCTTCCGGCTGACCCGCCGGGACGGCCGGCTTTACGGACGGGGTGCGGCCGACATGAAGGGCTTCGTCGCCTGTGCCGTTTCCGCCGCGCTGAAGGCGTCGCGGCTCGACCTCGCGACGCCGCTGCATCTGGCGCTGTCCTATGACGAGGAGATCGGCTGCATCGGCGTCGCGGACCTCGTCGAGATGCTGGCACAGGCTCCGGTCAGGCCGCTGATGTGCATCGTCGGCGAGCCGACCGCGATGGCGGTTGCCACGGGCCACAAGGGAAAGGGCTTCTACCGCGCCTGCTGCCACGGGCGGGAAGGTCATTCGGCGCTGGCGCCGAACGCGCTGAACGCGCTGCACCTCGCCACCGATCTCGTCGGCGCCGTCCGGCGGCTGCAGGCGGAGGTCGTTGCCACCGGGATCCACGACCTCGACTACGACATCCCCTATACGACGTTGCACGTCGCCCGCGTCAGCGGCGGTACCAGCGCGAACATCGTTCCGAACTACGCAGAGGTCGATTTCGAGATCCGTCATCTTGCCGGTGACGACCCGAAAGCGCTCATGGCGCGGCTGCAGGAGGATGCGGCGCACATCGTCCGCGAAACCGGCGATCGCGACGCGCGCATCGAAGTCCTGACGACAGGCGGCTATCCCGGCCTCGACACCGCACCGAACTCGGACGTCGTCGCTTTCGTCAAGTCGTTGACCGGCGGCAACGCCACCATCAAGGTCGCCTTCGGTACCGAGGGCGGCCTGTTCTCGGCCGCCGCCGGCATCCCGACGGTCGTTTGCGGTCCCGGCTCCATGGCGCAGGGTCATCGGCCGGACGAGTTCGTCAGCGAGGAACAGCTGGCGCGGTGCGATTCGATGATGGATGCACTCGTCGGGCGGCTTGCCGCGGGCCTTTGA
- a CDS encoding DUF2934 domain-containing protein codes for MPQVDNDAAVRDRAYFLWEEAGRPVGREHEFWAQAAREIEGEMKSPKFAGDGRNLGR; via the coding sequence ATGCCACAAGTCGACAATGACGCTGCCGTTCGCGATCGCGCCTACTTTCTTTGGGAGGAAGCTGGTCGCCCGGTTGGACGCGAACACGAGTTCTGGGCCCAGGCGGCGCGGGAAATCGAGGGCGAAATGAAATCTCCCAAGTTCGCCGGTGACGGGCGCAATCTCGGTCGCTGA
- a CDS encoding DUF3095 domain-containing protein, whose product MTLATESGTDRDDPGFYARLPSFDSFARLADPATYAPVPDGWVLGLADIVQSTEAIGAGRYKEVNTAAAAVIAALSNALPGKLLPFVFGGDGASFALAPDDEAVGRQALARTAAWITASFGLTMRTAMVSVEDIRRAGLDLRLARFAVSPDVSYAMFSGGGLAWGEARMKAGDDAIPPATDGIGPDLTGLSCRFSEIPARNGVILSLIAMPKGAGNGGYASVVSDLLAIADEAAGSSNPVPQGGPQQALRVDSLLAEAKTAGARTARPLALSAIRVGLRMVIAHLIFRFRRRIGGFDPMHYLAQLVRNSDFRKFDDGLRMTLDCTENAAERIEARLRRAADDGIVVFGTHRQAAALMTCFVPSPTRSDHVHFVDGASGGYAMAARSIKDTMEAASALPR is encoded by the coding sequence ATGACGTTGGCGACCGAAAGTGGGACGGATCGGGACGACCCCGGTTTCTATGCCCGCCTGCCGAGCTTCGACAGTTTCGCCCGCCTTGCAGATCCCGCGACCTATGCGCCGGTACCGGATGGCTGGGTCTTGGGACTGGCCGATATCGTCCAGTCCACAGAGGCTATCGGGGCCGGTCGGTACAAGGAAGTGAACACGGCCGCCGCCGCGGTGATTGCAGCGCTTTCCAATGCTCTTCCTGGCAAGCTTCTGCCCTTCGTCTTCGGCGGTGACGGCGCAAGCTTCGCGCTCGCACCGGACGACGAAGCGGTCGGGCGGCAGGCACTGGCGCGGACGGCCGCCTGGATCACCGCGAGTTTCGGCCTGACGATGCGCACCGCGATGGTGTCCGTCGAGGATATCCGCCGCGCCGGCCTGGACTTGCGCCTCGCCCGCTTCGCCGTTTCGCCCGATGTGTCTTATGCGATGTTCTCCGGGGGAGGACTGGCCTGGGGCGAGGCACGGATGAAGGCCGGCGACGACGCCATCCCTCCGGCGACCGACGGCATCGGCCCTGATCTCACCGGCCTCTCCTGCCGCTTTTCCGAAATCCCGGCCCGGAACGGCGTCATCCTGTCCCTGATCGCCATGCCGAAAGGGGCTGGAAATGGCGGCTATGCCAGCGTCGTCTCCGACCTGCTCGCCATCGCCGACGAGGCAGCGGGCAGCAGCAACCCCGTGCCCCAGGGCGGGCCCCAGCAGGCCCTGCGGGTCGACAGTCTTCTGGCGGAGGCGAAGACGGCGGGCGCTCGGACCGCTCGCCCCTTGGCGCTCTCGGCGATACGGGTCGGCCTGCGCATGGTGATCGCCCATCTCATCTTCCGCTTCCGGCGGCGGATCGGCGGCTTCGATCCCATGCATTATCTTGCCCAACTCGTGCGCAACTCGGATTTCCGCAAGTTCGACGATGGTCTTCGCATGACGCTCGACTGCACGGAAAATGCTGCCGAACGCATCGAGGCACGGCTGCGAAGGGCGGCGGATGACGGAATCGTCGTCTTCGGCACCCACCGTCAGGCTGCCGCCCTGATGACCTGCTTCGTCCCCTCGCCGACCCGCAGCGATCACGTCCACTTCGTCGACGGCGCCTCGGGCGGCTATGCCATGGCCGCCCGGTCCATCAAAGACACAATGGAAGCTGCATCCGCGCTCCCGCGCTGA
- a CDS encoding TAXI family TRAP transporter solute-binding subunit has translation MFIKKLAATRLAGALAAAVALAPAPASAQQFINVLTGGTSGVYYPLGVALAKVYSDNIPGVKTQVQATKASVENIKLIQQGRGEIGFALGDSVKAAVEGDNDAGFPAPVETLRAIAAIYPNYIQIVASRESGITDLAGLKGKALSVGAPASGTELNARAILGAAGITYDDLGKTEYLPFAESVELIKNRQLDATLQSAGLGVASIRDLASSVPINFVAVPADIPAKLGAPFDAAEIPAGTYDGQTEAIPTIAITNMLVTSSEVDEELVYQMTKQMFENLPALVAAHNAAKAIDPKTAAKNLPVPLHPGAERYYKEAGLL, from the coding sequence ATGTTCATCAAGAAACTTGCCGCCACAAGGCTCGCAGGTGCGCTCGCCGCAGCTGTCGCCCTTGCACCGGCGCCGGCGTCGGCGCAGCAGTTCATCAACGTCCTGACGGGCGGCACCTCGGGCGTCTACTATCCGCTCGGTGTCGCGCTGGCGAAGGTCTACAGCGACAACATTCCCGGCGTGAAGACGCAGGTCCAGGCGACCAAGGCCTCGGTCGAGAACATCAAGCTGATCCAGCAGGGCCGCGGCGAGATCGGCTTTGCGCTCGGCGATTCGGTCAAGGCGGCGGTCGAGGGCGACAACGATGCGGGCTTCCCGGCACCGGTCGAGACGCTGCGCGCCATCGCCGCGATCTATCCGAACTACATCCAGATCGTCGCCTCCAGGGAGTCCGGCATCACCGACCTCGCCGGCCTGAAAGGCAAGGCACTGTCGGTCGGCGCGCCCGCCTCCGGCACCGAGCTCAATGCCCGCGCCATTCTCGGCGCCGCCGGCATCACCTATGACGACCTCGGCAAGACCGAATACCTGCCCTTCGCCGAATCGGTCGAACTGATCAAGAACCGCCAGCTCGACGCGACGCTCCAGTCCGCCGGCCTCGGCGTCGCCTCGATTCGGGATCTCGCCTCCTCGGTTCCGATCAACTTCGTCGCCGTTCCCGCCGACATTCCCGCCAAGCTCGGCGCGCCGTTCGATGCCGCCGAAATTCCCGCGGGCACCTATGATGGGCAGACCGAGGCCATCCCGACCATCGCCATCACGAACATGCTGGTGACGTCGAGCGAGGTCGACGAGGAACTCGTCTACCAGATGACCAAGCAGATGTTCGAGAACCTGCCTGCCCTCGTCGCCGCGCACAACGCCGCCAAGGCCATCGACCCGAAGACCGCGGCGAAGAACCTTCCCGTGCCGCTGCATCCCGGCGCCGAGCGCTACTACAAGGAAGCCGGCCTGCTCTAG
- a CDS encoding TRAP transporter permease, producing MTTTAERPVEAMRDPETELHDPLSSGFPATTEGRLLFWIAFVFSVFQIVTAAHLWDLPSQIVRAVHVGFLCLLGLPLIAVIRNESRPVRTLFWTLGLVGAAVAAYQWWEYKALIFRAGMPLPQDTVIGIISLVVIFIATWRIMGAALPIIAGLFLAYCLFGEYLPSPFVTRGYGLDQVIDHMAFGTEGIYGTPIYVSSSYIFLFILFGSFLERAGMIRLFTDVSLGLVGSAKGGAAKVSVISSALMGTISGSGVANVVTTGQFTIPLMKRFGYRAAFAGGVEATASMGGQIMPPVMGAVAFIMAETLDVPYAAIVQAALIPAILYFASCFWMVHLEAGKRNLVGLSRAELPSPMAALKRGWYLLLPLAVLVWLLFTGYTPLYAGTIALALTSLLILGSPLAAYIPAKALRYAFWIVLGLAAASFFQYGILPVLVALIVLVAVCAVFRGGRETLALARDALSEGAKTALTVGIACAIVGIIVGTMTLTGVATTFGQFIVSVGDTSLFLSLVLTMITCIILGMGIPTIPNYIITASVAGPALLELGVPLIVGHMFVFYFGILADLTPPVALACFAAAPIAKTSGLQISFQALKVATAGFVVPFMAVYTPALMLQDGGPLAAEIGYWPAVAYILLKACLAIGLWGAAAIGYLMIPLRWWERVVAAAGALMLVAALPVTDELGFLISAGFIAWHVFAVRRRAAVPPTVQAPLGASD from the coding sequence ATGACGACGACTGCCGAACGCCCCGTCGAGGCCATGCGCGATCCAGAGACCGAACTGCACGATCCCCTGTCCTCCGGTTTTCCCGCGACGACGGAAGGGCGGCTGCTGTTCTGGATCGCCTTTGTCTTCTCCGTCTTCCAGATCGTCACCGCCGCCCATCTCTGGGACCTGCCGAGCCAGATCGTTCGCGCCGTCCATGTCGGCTTTCTCTGCCTGCTCGGCCTGCCCCTGATCGCGGTGATCCGCAACGAGAGCCGGCCGGTGCGGACCCTGTTCTGGACCCTCGGGCTCGTCGGCGCGGCCGTCGCCGCTTACCAGTGGTGGGAATACAAGGCGCTGATCTTCCGCGCCGGCATGCCGCTGCCCCAGGACACCGTCATCGGCATCATCTCGCTCGTCGTGATCTTCATCGCGACGTGGCGCATCATGGGTGCGGCTCTCCCGATCATCGCCGGCCTGTTCCTCGCCTACTGCCTGTTCGGCGAGTACCTGCCCTCCCCCTTCGTCACCCGCGGCTATGGCCTCGACCAGGTGATCGACCACATGGCCTTCGGCACCGAGGGCATCTACGGCACCCCGATCTACGTCTCGTCGAGCTACATCTTCCTCTTCATCCTGTTCGGCTCCTTCCTCGAGCGCGCCGGCATGATCCGGCTCTTCACCGACGTCTCGCTTGGCCTCGTCGGCAGCGCCAAGGGCGGCGCGGCGAAGGTCTCGGTGATCTCCTCGGCGCTGATGGGCACGATCTCGGGCTCGGGCGTCGCCAACGTCGTCACGACAGGCCAGTTCACCATTCCCCTGATGAAGCGCTTCGGCTACCGCGCCGCCTTTGCCGGCGGCGTCGAGGCGACCGCGTCGATGGGCGGCCAGATCATGCCGCCGGTCATGGGTGCCGTCGCCTTCATCATGGCCGAGACGCTGGACGTGCCCTATGCCGCGATCGTCCAGGCCGCGCTGATTCCCGCCATCCTCTATTTCGCCTCGTGCTTCTGGATGGTGCATCTGGAGGCCGGCAAGCGGAACCTCGTCGGCCTGTCCCGGGCCGAACTGCCCTCGCCGATGGCCGCCCTGAAGCGCGGCTGGTACCTTCTCCTGCCGCTTGCCGTCCTCGTCTGGCTTCTCTTCACCGGCTACACGCCGCTCTACGCAGGAACGATCGCGCTCGCGCTCACCAGCCTCCTGATCCTCGGCTCGCCGCTCGCGGCCTACATTCCCGCGAAGGCGCTGCGCTATGCCTTCTGGATCGTGCTCGGCCTCGCTGCTGCGTCCTTCTTCCAGTATGGCATTCTCCCGGTTCTGGTCGCCCTGATCGTCCTCGTTGCCGTCTGCGCGGTCTTCCGGGGGGGCCGCGAGACACTGGCGCTGGCGCGCGACGCCCTGTCGGAGGGCGCCAAGACGGCGCTGACCGTCGGCATCGCCTGCGCCATTGTCGGCATTATCGTCGGCACCATGACCCTGACCGGCGTCGCCACGACCTTCGGCCAGTTCATCGTCTCGGTCGGCGATACCTCGCTGTTCCTGTCGCTGGTGCTGACCATGATCACCTGCATCATCCTCGGCATGGGCATCCCGACCATCCCGAACTACATCATCACCGCCTCGGTTGCCGGCCCCGCCCTGCTGGAGCTGGGGGTTCCCCTGATCGTCGGGCACATGTTCGTCTTCTATTTCGGCATCCTCGCCGACCTGACGCCGCCCGTCGCCCTCGCCTGCTTCGCGGCCGCGCCGATCGCCAAGACGTCCGGCCTCCAGATTTCCTTCCAGGCGCTGAAGGTCGCCACGGCGGGATTCGTCGTGCCGTTCATGGCGGTCTACACCCCGGCGCTGATGCTTCAGGACGGCGGCCCGCTCGCCGCCGAGATCGGCTATTGGCCAGCGGTCGCCTATATCCTGCTCAAGGCGTGTCTCGCCATCGGCCTCTGGGGAGCCGCCGCCATCGGTTATCTCATGATCCCGCTGCGCTGGTGGGAGCGTGTCGTGGCGGCTGCCGGCGCCCTCATGCTCGTCGCGGCGCTGCCGGTGACGGATGAGCTCGGCTTCCTGATCAGCGCCGGCTTCATCGCCTGGCACGTCTTCGCCGTGCGGCGCAGAGCAGCGGTGCCGCCCACGGTGCAGGCGCCTCTCGGCGCCAGCGACTGA
- a CDS encoding tripartite tricarboxylate transporter substrate binding protein produces the protein MRKLTVMAVAATILSTGLLGNAQAETDYPNRPITMIVPWGAGGGTDAVGRVFASLLQQELGQPVNVVNRTGGSGVVGHSAIATAAPDGYTIGVMTIEIDMMHWQGLTELTYKDFDVLAVVNSDPGGLMVSADSEYKTAADLLAAIKSQPKGTFKGSGTGQGGIWHLGLAGWMLAEGLPADQVTWVPSQGAAPGITDMVAGGVDIVPSSLAEGRSMIDAKRVLPLASMSPERQELFPDTPTLKEAVVSVNVVEIECS, from the coding sequence ATGCGCAAACTCACCGTCATGGCGGTTGCCGCCACCATTCTGAGCACCGGACTGCTCGGCAATGCACAAGCCGAGACCGATTATCCGAATCGGCCGATCACCATGATCGTTCCCTGGGGTGCCGGCGGCGGAACCGATGCGGTCGGCCGCGTCTTCGCCTCGCTGCTGCAGCAGGAACTCGGCCAGCCCGTCAACGTCGTCAACCGCACCGGCGGCTCGGGCGTCGTCGGCCACAGCGCCATCGCGACGGCCGCGCCTGACGGCTACACCATCGGCGTCATGACGATCGAGATCGACATGATGCACTGGCAGGGCCTGACCGAGCTCACCTACAAGGATTTCGACGTCCTCGCCGTGGTCAATTCCGATCCCGGCGGCCTGATGGTGTCGGCTGATTCCGAGTACAAGACCGCCGCGGACCTGCTGGCGGCGATTAAGAGCCAGCCGAAGGGCACGTTCAAGGGTTCGGGCACAGGCCAGGGCGGCATCTGGCATCTCGGCCTTGCCGGCTGGATGCTAGCCGAGGGCCTTCCCGCCGATCAGGTGACCTGGGTCCCGAGCCAGGGCGCTGCCCCCGGCATCACCGACATGGTCGCAGGCGGTGTCGATATCGTACCGTCGTCGCTGGCCGAGGGACGCTCGATGATCGACGCCAAGCGCGTTCTTCCGCTGGCCTCGATGTCGCCCGAGCGCCAGGAACTCTTCCCGGACACTCCAACCTTGAAGGAGGCGGTCGTGTCCGTCAACGTGGTGGAAATTGAGTGTAGCTGA
- a CDS encoding IS256 family transposase, producing MTEDRLPLAELFAKAGDGDFLRTIAESVMQLLMEVDVEGMIGAGRHERTQERATYRNGYRDRSLDTRLGSLQLRIPKLRQGSYFPPFLEPRKLSEKALVAVIQEAWISGVSTRRVDDLVQAMGLSGIGKSTVSKLCKDIDERVGGFLDRPLTGDWPYLWLDATYLKQREGGRIVSVAAIIAVAVNTDGKREIVGLHIGPSEAETFWSSFLKSLVRRGLSGVKLVISDAHEGLKAAIRRVFSASWQRCRVHWMRNALSYVPKAQQSMAAAALRQAFAQPDRASASQALRHVADQLRGKCPKLGAFIDNSETDVLAHMDFPSQHRTRIHSTNSLERLNKEVKRRADVVGIFPNEGSIIRLIGAVLLEANDEWQIQNRYMQTEPMADLMAMGNTAKPEQISTEVA from the coding sequence ATGACCGAGGACAGACTACCGCTTGCCGAGCTTTTTGCGAAAGCCGGGGACGGCGATTTCCTGAGAACGATAGCCGAGAGCGTGATGCAGCTCCTTATGGAGGTCGACGTTGAAGGCATGATCGGCGCCGGGCGCCACGAACGGACGCAGGAACGGGCGACTTATCGCAATGGCTACCGCGACCGCTCGCTCGACACGCGGCTCGGCTCGTTGCAGCTTCGGATACCCAAGCTTCGGCAGGGCAGCTACTTCCCGCCGTTCCTGGAGCCGAGAAAGCTCTCGGAGAAGGCCTTGGTTGCCGTCATTCAGGAAGCTTGGATCAGCGGCGTTTCCACCCGGCGGGTCGACGATCTGGTACAGGCCATGGGGCTGTCGGGGATCGGCAAGAGCACCGTATCGAAGCTGTGCAAAGACATCGACGAACGCGTCGGCGGCTTCCTCGACCGTCCTCTCACTGGCGACTGGCCCTACCTCTGGCTGGATGCGACCTACCTGAAGCAGCGCGAGGGTGGACGCATCGTTTCGGTCGCCGCCATAATCGCCGTGGCCGTGAACACGGACGGCAAGCGCGAGATCGTCGGCCTTCACATCGGCCCCTCGGAAGCGGAGACGTTTTGGTCGAGCTTCCTCAAGAGCCTCGTGCGCCGCGGCCTGTCCGGCGTGAAGCTCGTGATCTCGGATGCTCACGAAGGGCTGAAAGCCGCCATTCGCCGGGTGTTCAGCGCCTCCTGGCAGCGCTGCCGGGTGCATTGGATGCGCAACGCCCTGTCGTATGTCCCGAAGGCGCAGCAGAGCATGGCGGCGGCCGCGCTGCGCCAAGCCTTCGCCCAGCCCGATCGTGCTAGCGCCAGCCAGGCGCTGCGCCACGTCGCCGACCAGCTTCGGGGAAAGTGTCCAAAGCTCGGGGCCTTCATCGACAACAGCGAGACCGACGTGCTGGCGCACATGGATTTTCCCAGTCAGCACCGGACCCGGATCCATTCGACGAATTCCCTGGAGCGCCTGAACAAGGAGGTGAAGCGGCGTGCCGACGTCGTCGGAATCTTCCCGAACGAGGGATCCATCATCCGGCTCATCGGCGCCGTCCTTCTCGAGGCCAACGACGAATGGCAGATCCAGAACCGCTACATGCAGACCGAACCCATGGCCGACCTCATGGCCATGGGCAACACTGCAAAACCCGAACAGATTTCCACCGAAGTCGCCTGA
- a CDS encoding tripartite tricarboxylate transporter substrate-binding protein: MTASATPFNVGISTTSADTTKEAVGTDFSWAVWRSIVGPKGLPDDVEEKLGAAIEKAYNSPEYQKFMKDRGFGMRWARGEEATKIVADDDVSLGEVMAKAGLAKQ, encoded by the coding sequence GTGACCGCCTCAGCCACACCTTTCAATGTCGGAATTTCCACCACGAGCGCGGACACTACCAAGGAGGCGGTTGGCACCGACTTCAGTTGGGCGGTCTGGCGCAGCATCGTCGGTCCCAAGGGTCTCCCCGATGACGTCGAGGAGAAGCTCGGCGCGGCGATCGAGAAGGCCTACAACAGCCCGGAATACCAGAAGTTCATGAAGGACCGCGGCTTCGGCATGCGCTGGGCGCGCGGCGAGGAAGCGACGAAGATCGTCGCCGACGACGATGTGAGCCTCGGCGAGGTGATGGCCAAGGCCGGTCTCGCCAAGCAGTAA
- a CDS encoding tripartite tricarboxylate transporter TctB family protein: MKLNDLTLGFLVLLAGIAIYASALQFSPIPGQSYGAETMPKTIAFLSLGLGLFMIGRSLAVGTRRPGMALAEWTRSPAALGGLATAIALILVYILFSDAIGFVPMAFGVMLVLMLTLRVKPVTAILVSLAAAVVVQQAFGRLLLVPLPRNAFLGFLW; this comes from the coding sequence ATGAAACTGAACGACCTGACACTGGGGTTTCTCGTCCTTCTGGCGGGCATCGCGATCTACGCCTCCGCCCTGCAGTTCTCGCCCATTCCCGGCCAGTCCTACGGTGCCGAGACGATGCCGAAGACGATCGCCTTCCTCAGCCTCGGCCTCGGCCTGTTCATGATCGGACGCAGCCTTGCGGTTGGCACGCGCCGGCCCGGGATGGCCCTGGCGGAATGGACCCGCTCGCCCGCGGCGCTTGGCGGACTGGCGACGGCGATCGCATTGATCCTCGTCTACATCCTCTTCTCCGATGCCATCGGCTTCGTACCCATGGCCTTCGGCGTCATGCTGGTTCTCATGCTGACCTTGCGGGTGAAGCCGGTGACCGCGATCCTTGTCTCGCTGGCCGCCGCCGTCGTCGTGCAGCAGGCCTTCGGCCGATTGCTCCTCGTCCCGCTCCCCCGCAACGCCTTTCTCGGCTTTCTCTGGTAG
- a CDS encoding tripartite tricarboxylate transporter permease, with protein sequence MSIVAEAFGLVFQPYVLLVIFGSACFGMFVGAIPGLTATMATALLVPITFFMEPVPAIAAIVTATAMAIFAGDIPGALLRMPGTPASAAYVEDAYRMTRSGRSEEALGASLVFSAIGGIFGTIILVTASPALAEVALKFSSFEYFWLVVLGLSCAIFISPGSVPRGLISLVIGLFAATVGIDNPAGEPRYTFGNVDLLGGVQFIPAMIGLFAISEVFRAVVLRVDRPPIARGGQGGIFRSQWQNLRRYPVQVLRGSAVGTAIGALPGAGADIAAWISYAISKRFSKQKEKFGTGHVEGLVESGAANNGAVSGAWIPALVFGIPGDSITAIVIGVLYIKGINPGPMVFINSPQLIYAIFIVFFLANLIMLPLGWVAIKGAGTILAIPSRVLMPIILMFCIVGSFSINNSIFGVILMLIFGILGFLMEENDIPIAPAILGLVLGPMLEQNFITSMIKADGSFLAFFERPIAAGLGIFTILIWCTPILLAFLRRRNGGVAA encoded by the coding sequence ATGTCCATCGTCGCAGAAGCTTTCGGGCTGGTCTTTCAGCCCTACGTCCTCCTCGTCATTTTCGGGTCCGCCTGCTTCGGCATGTTCGTGGGTGCGATCCCGGGCCTGACCGCCACCATGGCGACGGCGCTCCTCGTGCCGATTACCTTCTTCATGGAGCCGGTACCGGCCATCGCCGCGATCGTCACCGCGACGGCGATGGCGATCTTCGCCGGCGACATTCCCGGTGCGCTTCTGCGCATGCCGGGAACGCCGGCCAGCGCCGCCTATGTCGAGGATGCCTACCGGATGACCCGGAGCGGCAGGTCGGAGGAAGCGCTCGGCGCCTCCCTGGTCTTCTCCGCCATCGGCGGCATCTTCGGCACCATCATCCTCGTCACCGCCTCCCCGGCACTGGCCGAGGTCGCGCTGAAATTCTCGTCCTTCGAGTATTTCTGGCTGGTCGTGCTCGGCCTTTCCTGTGCCATTTTCATCTCGCCGGGCTCCGTGCCGCGCGGCCTGATCTCGCTGGTCATCGGCCTCTTCGCGGCCACGGTCGGCATCGACAACCCGGCCGGCGAGCCGCGCTACACCTTCGGCAACGTCGATCTCCTCGGCGGCGTGCAGTTCATTCCGGCGATGATCGGCCTTTTTGCGATCTCCGAAGTGTTTCGCGCGGTGGTGCTGCGCGTCGACCGGCCACCGATCGCCAGGGGCGGTCAGGGCGGCATCTTCCGCAGCCAGTGGCAGAACTTGCGCCGCTACCCCGTCCAGGTCCTACGCGGCAGCGCGGTCGGCACCGCTATCGGCGCCCTGCCCGGCGCCGGCGCCGACATCGCCGCCTGGATTTCCTATGCGATCTCCAAGCGCTTTTCGAAACAGAAGGAAAAGTTCGGCACCGGCCATGTGGAGGGTCTGGTCGAATCCGGCGCCGCCAACAACGGCGCCGTCAGCGGAGCCTGGATTCCCGCGCTCGTCTTCGGCATTCCCGGCGATTCGATCACGGCCATCGTCATCGGCGTGCTCTACATCAAGGGCATCAATCCCGGCCCGATGGTCTTCATCAACTCGCCGCAGCTGATCTACGCCATCTTCATCGTCTTCTTCCTCGCCAACCTCATCATGCTGCCGCTCGGCTGGGTGGCCATCAAGGGAGCGGGCACCATCCTCGCGATACCCAGCCGCGTGCTGATGCCGATCATCCTGATGTTCTGCATCGTCGGCTCGTTCTCGATCAACAACTCGATCTTCGGGGTGATCCTGATGCTGATCTTCGGCATCCTCGGCTTTCTGATGGAGGAGAACGACATTCCCATCGCTCCGGCCATTCTCGGTCTCGTGCTCGGGCCGATGCTGGAGCAGAACTTCATCACCTCGATGATCAAGGCAGACGGCAGCTTCCTCGCCTTCTTCGAGCGCCCGATCGCCGCCGGGCTTGGGATCTTCACCATCCTGATCTGGTGCACGCCGATCCTCCTTGCCTTCCTGCGGCGTCGCAATGGCGGCGTCGCTGCCTGA